Proteins from a genomic interval of Coregonus clupeaformis isolate EN_2021a chromosome 4, ASM2061545v1, whole genome shotgun sequence:
- the zgc:103759 gene encoding U8 snoRNA-decapping enzyme: MASGQLYREEALACVGCRHACHILLYADTEAQLFEEIPIRHIVLMQMRFDGLLGFPGGLVDPSEESLEEGLSRELWEELGFSLSVTVEDHVSSCHNPSSSSSYLITHFYARRMEEKEIREVEKAAASTATDHGHEVMGMVRVPLYTIKGGGGLPSFLSHSFIGNSRSQLEDALVRFGLVTPEELQTALTHAEQRRRQP; encoded by the exons ATGGCCAGTGGACAGCTGTACAGAGAAGAGGCGTTGGCGTGTGTGGGGTGCAGACATGCGTGTCACATATTGCTCTATGCAGACACAGAAGCTCAGCTGTTTGAAGAAATCCCCATCAGACACATCGTACTG ATGCAGATGCGTTTCGATGGTCTGTTGGGTTTCCCTGGCGG TCTCGTTGACCCGTCAGAAGAATCCCTGGAGGAGGGCCTGAGCAGGGAACTGTGGGAGGAGCTGGGCTTCTCACTGTCAGTGACCGTGGAGGATCATGTGTCTTCCTGCCACAacccttcctcctcttcatcttaCCTCATCACTCACTTCTACGCCCGGAGAATGGAAGAGAAAGAGATCAGGGAGGTGGAAAAGGCAGCTGCTAGCACAGCAACAGACCATGGCCATGAG gTGATGGGGATGGTCCGAGTTCCTCTCTACACCATAAAGGGAGGAGGAGGGCTTCCCTcgtttttgtcccactcctttatTGGGAACTCTCGCTCTCAGCTGGAGGACGCTCTAGTGCGCTTCGGCCTGGTCACACCCGAGGAGCTACAGACAGCACTCACACAtgcagagcagaggaggagacaaccttag
- the fkbp7 gene encoding peptidyl-prolyl cis-trans isomerase FKBP7 translates to MMMMMLLPKSLVLYFFLCLQIYNVIVDVTVAVASIDDVKIEVLFTPEDCSKKSKKGDLMNAHYDGYLAKDGSQFYCSRSDKAGHPQWFVLGVGQIIKGLDMALNGMCAGEKRKVTVPPELAFGEKGKGPVPPNATLIFEVELYSVSKGPRSLESFRDIDLDDDKVLTRDEMTFYFKVEYERDGSKPREDSFYERMVNDVFQKSDHDRDGLITVKEYNIYEHDEL, encoded by the exons atgatgatgatgatgctgctgccGAAATCTCTTGTGCTTTACTTCTTTTTATGTCTACAGATTTATAATGTCATTGTTGATGTTACAGTTGCAGTTGCGTCAATCGATGATGTGAAGATAGAGGTGTTATTCACGCCAGAGGACTGCTCAAAAAAGAGCAAAAAGGGAGACCTAATGAATGCACACTACGATGGGTATCTTGCTAAAGACGGTTCTCAGTTCTACTGTAG CCGCTCAGACAAAGCTGGACATCCTCAGTGGTTTGTGTTGGGAGTCGGACAAATCATCAAGGGCCTGGACATGGCATTGAATGGCATGTGTGCTGGGGAGAAACGCAAAGTCACCGTTCCACCTGAGCTAGCCTTCGGAGAAAAAGGAAAAG GTCCTGTCCCACCCAATGCTACACTGATCTTTGAAGTGGAGCTCTACTCTGTCTCCAAAGGGCCACGCAGCCTGGAGTCCTTCAGAGATATAGACCTGGATGATGACAAGGTTCTCACTAGGGATGAG atGACATTCTACTTCAAGGTGGAGTATGAGAGAGATGGTAGTAAACCTCGTGAAGACTCCTTCTATGAGAGAATGGTGAATGACGTGTTCCAGAAGAGTGACCACGATAGAGATGGATTGATAACGGTGAAGGAATACAATATCTATGAACATGATGAGCTCTAG